One region of uncultured Fibrobacter sp. genomic DNA includes:
- a CDS encoding riboflavin synthase, which yields MFTGIIQSTGEIVSIEARGDALSMRLKSPGFFKNCKLGDSVANDGVCLSIESCTDDEAVFCLMHQTVENTAFKQAAVGKLVNLELPCRADSFMGGHFVMGHVDCITEVIQVTPRETGVEVDLKMPADLKRYIIRRGSISLNGISLTVAEKFEDSIRVCIIPETLARTNLRNWVAGTIVNVEVDMLGKYIENYLKERDLA from the coding sequence ATGTTTACTGGAATTATTCAATCTACCGGCGAAATCGTCTCGATAGAGGCTCGTGGTGATGCTCTCTCGATGCGTCTCAAGTCGCCGGGATTCTTCAAGAATTGCAAATTGGGCGACAGTGTCGCCAACGATGGCGTTTGTTTGTCTATTGAAAGTTGTACTGATGACGAGGCGGTCTTCTGCCTTATGCACCAGACGGTCGAAAATACGGCTTTCAAACAGGCTGCGGTCGGGAAATTGGTCAATTTGGAACTTCCGTGTCGTGCCGACAGCTTTATGGGCGGGCACTTCGTGATGGGCCATGTGGACTGTATTACCGAGGTAATCCAGGTGACTCCGCGCGAAACGGGCGTGGAAGTCGATCTGAAAATGCCTGCGGACCTCAAACGCTACATTATTCGCCGCGGTTCCATCTCCCTGAACGGCATCAGCCTTACGGTGGCCGAAAAGTTCGAGGATTCCATCCGCGTGTGCATCATCCCCGAGACGCTTGCTCGTACGAACCTGCGCAACTGGGTTGCCGGGACCATCGTGAACGTGGAAGTCGACATGCTCGGCAAGTACATTGAAAATTATCTGAAGGAACGTGACCTTGCTTAA
- a CDS encoding bifunctional 3,4-dihydroxy-2-butanone-4-phosphate synthase/GTP cyclohydrolase II translates to MTLLNTIEEAIEDFKNGKFLIVVDDEDRENEGDFVIAAEKITPEKVNFMLHEGRGVLCCPLPIKRCHELNLTRQTAENTSILGTPFTIMVDKIEGCTTGVSAHDRAATILALSDPNSKPSDFGRPGHISPLYAQEEGVLRRAGHTEAAVDLAKLAGLRPAAALIEIMNEDGTMARMPQLQEVAKKFDLKIISIRDLIDYRLKNEKLVQRVAAPHVTTKYGDFKAYAYRSKTDGVEHVAWVAGNPDFSKPVYVRVHSECLTGDIFGSLRCDCGEQLQSAMKFIGEHGGVFLYMRGQEGRGIGLCNKLRAYELQEKGMDTVEANLHLGFKSDLRQYGTGAQILADLGVKEMRLLTNNPSKISGISAYGLKIVERVPIEVKPNKENLFYLLTKQKKMGHQLHVDSDAAGEKVLKEEK, encoded by the coding sequence GTGACCTTGCTTAATACGATTGAAGAGGCCATAGAAGATTTTAAGAACGGCAAGTTTTTGATCGTGGTTGATGACGAGGACCGCGAGAACGAGGGCGATTTTGTCATCGCCGCCGAGAAGATTACTCCCGAAAAGGTGAACTTCATGCTCCACGAGGGCCGTGGCGTGCTCTGCTGCCCGCTGCCCATCAAGCGCTGCCATGAACTCAACCTCACGCGCCAGACGGCCGAAAATACGTCGATTCTCGGGACTCCGTTTACCATCATGGTCGACAAGATTGAAGGCTGCACCACGGGTGTTTCCGCCCACGACCGCGCGGCGACCATCCTCGCTCTTTCCGACCCGAACTCCAAGCCGAGCGACTTCGGGCGGCCGGGGCATATCTCGCCCCTGTACGCCCAAGAAGAGGGCGTACTCCGGCGCGCAGGCCATACCGAGGCTGCGGTGGATTTGGCGAAGCTTGCGGGCCTGCGCCCGGCGGCCGCCCTTATCGAAATCATGAACGAAGACGGGACGATGGCCCGTATGCCGCAACTGCAAGAAGTGGCGAAGAAGTTCGACCTCAAGATTATCTCCATCCGCGATCTCATCGACTACCGCCTCAAGAACGAAAAGTTGGTGCAGCGTGTGGCTGCTCCGCACGTGACGACCAAGTACGGCGATTTCAAGGCTTACGCCTACCGCAGCAAGACCGACGGTGTGGAACACGTGGCCTGGGTCGCGGGCAATCCCGATTTCAGCAAGCCGGTTTACGTGCGCGTGCACAGCGAATGCCTTACGGGCGACATCTTCGGTAGCCTCCGCTGTGACTGCGGCGAACAGTTGCAGTCTGCCATGAAGTTCATCGGCGAGCACGGCGGCGTATTCCTGTACATGCGCGGCCAGGAAGGCCGTGGCATCGGGCTCTGCAACAAGCTGCGTGCTTACGAGTTGCAGGAGAAGGGCATGGATACGGTCGAGGCGAATCTGCACCTCGGGTTCAAGTCGGACCTCCGCCAGTACGGTACCGGTGCCCAGATTCTTGCAGACCTCGGCGTGAAAGAAATGCGCCTTTTGACAAACAACCCGAGCAAGATTTCGGGCATTTCGGCTTACGGACTCAAGATTGTGGAGCGCGTGCCTATCGAGGTCAAGCCGAACAAGGAAAACCTTTTCTACCTGCTCACCAAGCAGAAGAAGATGGGTCACCAGCTGCACGTGGATTCCGATGCTGCCGGCGAAAAAGTTTTAAAAGAGGAAAAATAA
- the ribH gene encoding 6,7-dimethyl-8-ribityllumazine synthase, translating into MVNEIKNSLNGAGLKVAIAVARFNEVVTDKLLEGALRQLELLGVADKDITVVRVPGAFELPGVCRRLADSGKYNAVMAIGAVIRGETSHYDVVVNASTGGVANIAAEGKLPVILGILTTDTVDQAMNRAGLKAGNLGSNWASTAVEMANLYKALS; encoded by the coding sequence ATGGTTAACGAAATCAAGAATTCCCTGAACGGGGCGGGACTCAAGGTGGCAATCGCCGTCGCCCGCTTCAACGAGGTCGTGACCGACAAGCTCCTGGAAGGGGCGCTCCGCCAGCTCGAGCTGCTGGGCGTTGCCGACAAGGACATTACCGTTGTGCGCGTTCCGGGCGCTTTTGAACTTCCGGGCGTGTGCCGCCGCCTTGCCGATTCGGGCAAGTACAATGCCGTGATGGCTATCGGTGCCGTGATCCGCGGCGAGACGAGCCACTACGACGTGGTGGTGAATGCCTCTACGGGCGGTGTCGCAAACATCGCTGCCGAAGGCAAGCTCCCCGTGATTCTCGGAATCCTCACGACCGATACCGTGGACCAGGCTATGAACCGCGCTGGCCTCAAGGCGGGTAACCTCGGGAGCAACTGGGCATCCACCGCCGTTGAAATGGCAAATTTGTACAAGGCTTTGTCCTAA